The following are encoded together in the Pseudomonas sediminis genome:
- a CDS encoding type I restriction endonuclease subunit R, which produces MTEDQLEQETLGWLSEVGYAHLYGPNIAYDGDNPERESYRDVLLTMRLRTAIARLNPQVPLAAREDALRQILELGVPVQLSANRLFHRLLVGGVPVQYQKGGETRGDFVRLIDWADVRANEWLAINQFSIQGPKHTRRPDIILFVNGLPLVLLELKNPADVNADLVKAFDQLQTYKEQIPDVFHYNEILVISDGSEARMGSLSADWERFARWRTIDGVTVDPLGEFNELETLVRGVLQPATLLDYLRYFVLFEDDGRLVKKIAGYHQFHAVRAAIQQVVSASRPGGTHKGGVVWHTQGSGKSITMTCFAARVMQEAAMENPTIVVITDRNDLDGQLFGVFSLSQDLLREQPVQVATRGDLREKLANRPSGGIVFATIQKFMPGEDEDSFPVLSARSNIVVVADEAHRTQYGFSASLKVPDLKVAEASARYQVGYAQHLRDALPNATFVAFTGTPVSSEDRDTRAVFGDYIHVYDMQQAKEDGATVAIYYESRLAKLSLKDSELAHIDDEVDELAEDEEEDQQSRLKSRWAALEKVVGAEPRIKSVAADLVAHFEERNQAQSGKAMVVAMSREICVHLYNEIIALRPEWHDEDPEKGAVKIVMTGSASDKALLRPHIYPGQVKKRLEKRFKDPADPLQLVIVRDMWLTGFDAPCVHTLYVDKPMKGHNLMQAIARVNRVFKDKQGGLVVDYIGIANELKAALKEYTASKGRGRPTVDAYEAYAVLEEKLDVLRSLLHGFDYSDFLTGGHKLLAGAANHVLGLEDGKKRFADNALAMSKAFTLCCTLDEAKAVREEVAFLQAIKVLLTKREISAKKKTDEERELAIRQIIGNAVVSGDVVDVFAAVGLDKPNIGLLDDEFLAEVRNLPEKNLAVELLERLLEGEIKSKFASNLAQEKKFSELLDSVIKRYQNRSIETAQVIEELIEMAKKFAAASKRGDQLGLNDDELAFYDALANNEASVRELGDEILAKIAHELTDSLRQNVTVDWSNRDSVRAKLRLLVKRILRKYKYPPDQQEEAAQLVLAQAETLCEAWM; this is translated from the coding sequence ATGACCGAAGATCAATTGGAACAGGAAACACTCGGCTGGCTCAGTGAGGTGGGGTACGCGCATCTGTATGGCCCGAATATCGCCTACGACGGCGATAACCCCGAGCGCGAGAGCTATCGCGACGTGCTCTTGACCATGCGCCTGCGCACGGCCATCGCTCGACTCAATCCGCAGGTCCCGCTGGCGGCGCGTGAGGACGCCTTACGGCAGATCCTGGAGTTGGGCGTGCCGGTGCAGCTGTCGGCCAATCGCCTGTTCCATCGTCTGCTGGTCGGCGGTGTGCCGGTGCAATACCAGAAGGGCGGTGAGACCCGCGGTGATTTCGTGCGGTTGATCGACTGGGCTGATGTGCGAGCCAACGAGTGGCTGGCGATCAACCAGTTCAGCATCCAGGGGCCGAAACATACACGCCGGCCGGACATCATCCTGTTCGTCAACGGCCTGCCGCTGGTGCTGCTGGAGCTGAAGAACCCTGCGGATGTGAATGCCGACCTGGTCAAGGCGTTCGACCAGCTCCAGACCTACAAGGAGCAGATTCCTGACGTCTTTCACTACAACGAGATTCTGGTTATCAGCGATGGCAGTGAGGCGCGCATGGGCTCCTTGTCGGCAGACTGGGAGCGGTTTGCTCGCTGGCGCACCATCGACGGCGTGACGGTTGATCCGCTTGGTGAGTTCAACGAGCTGGAGACGCTGGTGCGTGGTGTATTGCAGCCGGCGACGCTGCTGGATTACCTGCGCTACTTCGTACTGTTCGAGGATGATGGTCGGCTGGTGAAGAAGATCGCCGGCTATCACCAGTTCCATGCCGTGCGTGCGGCGATCCAACAGGTGGTCAGCGCTTCGCGCCCCGGCGGCACGCATAAGGGAGGGGTGGTCTGGCATACCCAGGGCTCGGGCAAGAGCATCACCATGACCTGCTTCGCCGCCCGTGTGATGCAGGAAGCGGCGATGGAGAACCCGACCATCGTGGTGATCACCGACCGCAATGACCTGGACGGCCAGTTGTTCGGCGTGTTCTCGCTGTCGCAGGATCTGCTGCGTGAACAGCCGGTGCAGGTGGCCACCCGTGGTGACTTGCGCGAGAAACTGGCCAACCGCCCCAGTGGCGGCATTGTCTTTGCCACCATCCAGAAGTTCATGCCGGGCGAGGATGAAGACAGCTTCCCAGTGTTGTCCGCACGCTCGAATATCGTGGTGGTGGCCGACGAGGCGCACCGCACCCAGTACGGCTTCAGTGCTTCGCTGAAGGTGCCGGACCTTAAGGTGGCGGAGGCCAGTGCTCGATATCAGGTGGGTTATGCCCAGCACCTGCGCGACGCTCTGCCCAACGCTACCTTCGTGGCCTTTACCGGTACGCCGGTGTCCAGCGAAGACCGTGATACCCGGGCGGTATTCGGCGACTACATCCACGTCTACGACATGCAGCAGGCCAAGGAAGATGGCGCCACCGTGGCCATCTACTACGAGTCGCGGCTGGCCAAGTTGTCGCTCAAAGACTCGGAGCTGGCGCACATCGACGACGAGGTCGACGAGCTGGCCGAAGATGAGGAAGAGGATCAGCAGTCGCGCTTGAAGTCGCGCTGGGCCGCGTTGGAAAAAGTCGTGGGGGCCGAGCCGCGTATCAAGAGCGTGGCGGCCGATCTGGTGGCGCACTTCGAGGAGCGCAACCAGGCGCAAAGCGGCAAGGCCATGGTGGTGGCCATGAGTCGCGAGATCTGCGTGCACCTGTACAACGAGATCATCGCTCTGCGCCCCGAATGGCACGACGAGGACCCGGAGAAGGGCGCGGTGAAGATCGTTATGACCGGTAGCGCATCGGACAAGGCACTGCTGCGCCCGCATATTTATCCCGGCCAGGTGAAGAAACGCTTGGAGAAGCGTTTCAAGGATCCTGCTGATCCGCTGCAACTGGTGATAGTCCGCGACATGTGGCTGACTGGCTTCGATGCGCCTTGCGTGCATACCCTGTATGTCGACAAACCGATGAAGGGCCACAATCTGATGCAGGCCATCGCCCGGGTGAACCGGGTGTTCAAGGACAAGCAGGGTGGCCTGGTGGTGGATTACATCGGCATTGCCAACGAACTGAAGGCGGCGCTCAAGGAGTACACCGCCAGCAAGGGCAGGGGGCGGCCCACCGTCGATGCGTACGAAGCCTACGCGGTGCTGGAGGAAAAGCTCGATGTGTTGCGCAGCCTGCTGCACGGCTTTGACTACAGCGATTTCCTGACCGGCGGGCACAAGCTGCTGGCCGGTGCTGCCAACCATGTGCTGGGGCTGGAGGACGGCAAAAAGCGCTTTGCTGACAATGCGTTGGCCATGAGCAAGGCTTTTACCCTGTGCTGCACCCTGGACGAGGCCAAGGCGGTACGTGAGGAAGTGGCTTTCCTGCAGGCCATCAAGGTGCTGCTGACGAAGCGCGAGATCAGCGCCAAGAAAAAGACCGATGAAGAGCGCGAGCTAGCCATCCGCCAGATCATCGGAAATGCAGTTGTCTCTGGGGATGTCGTTGATGTGTTCGCGGCGGTTGGCTTGGACAAGCCCAATATCGGCCTGCTGGATGACGAGTTCCTCGCCGAGGTGCGCAACCTGCCGGAGAAGAACCTCGCCGTTGAGTTGCTGGAGCGCCTGCTGGAAGGCGAGATCAAGAGCAAGTTCGCCAGCAATCTGGCCCAGGAGAAGAAGTTCTCTGAACTGCTCGATAGCGTAATCAAGCGCTACCAGAACCGTTCCATCGAAACCGCCCAGGTCATCGAAGAGCTGATCGAGATGGCCAAGAAGTTCGCCGCTGCCAGCAAGCGCGGTGACCAGTTGGGGCTGAATGACGATGAATTGGCTTTCTACGATGCCTTGGCTAATAACGAAGCTTCGGTACGTGAGCTGGGTGACGAGATTCTCGCCAAGATTGCCCATGAACTCACCGACAGCCTGCGCCAGAACGTAACGGTCGATTGGAGTAATCGAGACAGTGTGCGTGCCAAACTGAGGCTTTTGGTTAAGCGCATCCTGCGCAAATACAAATACCCGCCGGATCAGCAGGAGGAGGCGGCGCAGCTGGTACTGGCGCAGGCGGAGACGCTGTGTGAGGCGTGGATGTAG